In Flavobacteriaceae bacterium, the following proteins share a genomic window:
- a CDS encoding alanine:cation symporter family protein, with protein sequence MEKLDQAISAFSGFVWGLPLLILLIGGGLYLLILSKFLPFRFLRHAIQVLRGKYDNPDDPGQISHFQALTTALSATVGMGNIAGVAVAITIGGPGAVFWMWVSAIVGMSTKFFTSALAIMYRGKDSNGEIQGGPMYFIMEGLGKAWKPLAIMFSICGLIGALPVFNVNQLTQAINDILLTPNGVEVGLTSNLIIALILVSITAIVILGGLNRISKTASRLVPIMVVLYFVSVLIILGVHIDVVPKYLGLIFTDAFSANNIEPDAFFGGALGTLIILGIRRGAFSNEAGIGTAPMAHGAAKTSEPVREGLVAMLGPAIDTLIVCTLTALTILVTGVWQTSDANGVSLTATAFNNAIPGVGKYLLLLCIAVFSISSLFSYSYYGTKCMSFLFGANKKHYYNYFYIISIILGATTSLSMMINLIDGVFALMAIPTMLATLIMAPRVVKEVKKYIQKLKTDA encoded by the coding sequence ATGGAAAAATTAGATCAAGCTATTTCAGCATTCTCAGGATTTGTTTGGGGGCTGCCATTGCTTATATTACTCATAGGAGGAGGTTTATATTTATTAATACTATCTAAGTTTTTACCATTTCGTTTTTTAAGACATGCTATACAAGTGCTTCGAGGTAAGTACGATAATCCGGATGACCCAGGGCAAATTAGCCATTTTCAAGCTCTAACAACAGCATTATCTGCAACTGTAGGGATGGGGAATATTGCTGGAGTTGCTGTAGCAATTACCATAGGTGGTCCTGGTGCCGTATTTTGGATGTGGGTAAGTGCCATTGTGGGAATGTCTACTAAGTTTTTTACTTCTGCTTTAGCTATTATGTATCGAGGTAAAGATAGTAATGGAGAAATACAAGGTGGGCCTATGTATTTTATTATGGAAGGTTTGGGTAAAGCATGGAAACCATTGGCCATAATGTTTAGTATCTGTGGATTAATAGGGGCATTACCAGTATTTAACGTAAATCAACTAACACAGGCAATAAACGATATCTTATTAACTCCTAATGGAGTAGAAGTAGGGTTAACCTCAAATTTAATTATAGCTTTAATATTGGTATCTATAACAGCGATAGTTATTTTAGGAGGGCTTAACAGGATTAGTAAAACAGCATCTAGATTAGTACCTATAATGGTGGTACTTTATTTTGTATCGGTATTAATTATTCTGGGAGTTCATATAGATGTTGTTCCAAAATACTTAGGTTTAATTTTCACAGATGCCTTTTCTGCTAATAATATAGAACCAGATGCTTTTTTTGGAGGCGCTTTAGGAACATTAATTATACTGGGAATTCGCCGTGGTGCATTTTCTAACGAAGCAGGTATTGGTACAGCACCAATGGCACATGGGGCAGCAAAAACCTCAGAACCTGTTCGTGAAGGTTTAGTGGCAATGTTAGGTCCAGCTATCGATACGCTAATAGTCTGTACACTAACAGCCTTAACAATTTTAGTTACTGGGGTTTGGCAAACATCTGATGCTAATGGTGTAAGTTTAACTGCTACAGCGTTTAATAATGCTATTCCAGGGGTTGGTAAATACTTATTGTTATTGTGTATAGCGGTATTTAGTATTTCTTCTTTATTCTCTTATTCTTATTACGGTACAAAGTGTATGTCTTTCTTATTTGGCGCGAATAAAAAACACTACTATAATTACTTTTATATTATTAGTATTATCCTTGGTGCTACTACGAGCTTAAGTATGATGATTAATCTCATTGATGGTGTCTTTGCACTAATGGCAATTCCAACAATGCTTGCAACACTTATTATGGCTCCTCGTGTAGTTAAAGAAGTGAAAAAATATATTCAGAAACTTAAAACAGATGCTTAA
- a CDS encoding DUF1801 domain-containing protein → MTNKSVSKFIDSIESSLKKADSKKLLSIITETTGYEPKIWGDNFIIGFGKYKYKRKNAKEELEWFHVGFAPRKTKLTVYLTFDINQESKLIKELGKCKWGKGCLHINKLDDVNLDVLKQLIIKSKDAKWH, encoded by the coding sequence ATGACAAATAAAAGTGTCTCAAAATTTATTGATAGCATTGAAAGCTCATTAAAAAAGGCAGATAGTAAAAAGCTATTATCTATTATAACCGAAACAACTGGATATGAGCCTAAAATTTGGGGAGATAACTTTATAATTGGATTTGGTAAGTACAAATACAAACGTAAAAATGCCAAGGAAGAGCTAGAGTGGTTTCATGTTGGTTTTGCTCCACGTAAAACTAAATTAACAGTATACTTAACTTTTGATATTAATCAGGAAAGTAAGTTAATTAAAGAATTAGGTAAATGTAAATGGGGAAAAGGGTGTTTGCATATCAATAAATTAGACGATGTGAATCTCGATGTTTTAAAACAATTGATCATAAAAAGTAAAGATGCAAAATGGCATTAA
- a CDS encoding SDR family oxidoreductase: MKNVALITGASSGIGVEFARIHAEKKGDLIIVARRREKLESLKIELEEKHQIKVKVIAKDLTQINAPKEIYDEVNNLGIEIDYLINNAGFGGHGKFYEREWENDLQMINLNIVALTALTRFFLPDLVKRNKGKILNVSSTASLMAGPLQAVYFATKAYVTSFSNAIAEELHDTNITVTALLPGATETEFARTSGMDKTDLFNKTVSPYDIAKAGYDGMLNKKLNVISGLTFAQKIMMSSIPFMPKKVMLKQVRKMQEISN, from the coding sequence ATGAAAAATGTAGCATTAATTACTGGGGCTAGTAGTGGAATTGGAGTAGAGTTTGCTCGAATTCATGCAGAAAAAAAAGGAGATTTAATAATTGTGGCTAGAAGAAGAGAAAAGTTAGAGTCACTTAAAATAGAATTGGAAGAAAAACATCAAATTAAAGTAAAAGTTATTGCTAAAGATCTTACACAAATTAATGCTCCAAAAGAGATTTATGATGAAGTTAATAATTTAGGTATTGAAATAGATTACTTAATTAATAACGCTGGTTTTGGTGGGCATGGTAAATTTTATGAAAGAGAGTGGGAAAATGATTTGCAAATGATCAATTTAAACATTGTTGCATTAACAGCACTTACAAGGTTCTTTTTACCAGATCTAGTAAAGAGAAATAAAGGGAAAATACTAAATGTATCTTCAACTGCAAGTTTAATGGCAGGACCGTTACAAGCTGTTTATTTTGCAACAAAAGCATATGTAACATCTTTTAGCAATGCTATAGCAGAAGAACTGCATGATACTAATATTACTGTTACTGCTCTATTACCAGGAGCCACAGAAACCGAGTTTGCAAGAACATCTGGAATGGATAAAACAGATTTATTTAACAAAACAGTAAGTCCATACGATATTGCTAAAGCAGGGTATGATGGTATGCTAAACAAAAAACTAAATGTAATTTCTGGTTTAACTTTCGCGCAAAAAATAATGATGTCTTCAATACCATTTATGCCAAAAAAAGTGATGTTAAAACAAGTTAGAAAAATGCAAGAAATTAGCAATTAG
- a CDS encoding sulfite exporter TauE/SafE family protein, protein METAALIIIIVGIFCGFFVQTVVGFAGALVAMPILLFVLDLPDAISYVTLFYGFASIYLVAREWRDINKKVIIGLIISSIIGVAVGTWVLSFGNPKVLKKGLGVFIILYVAYTYFDKKETRNWSKLEFLFGFLGGFFSGLFSIGGPLYVIIVKNVTPNMKIFRATMFGVLGMVTFLRIPALAYTGLLNETHLYYSLYIFPFFILAIVLGKKMYSLLNEVMLKKGLMFLLLLSGIVLTFKS, encoded by the coding sequence ATGGAAACAGCTGCACTAATTATTATAATCGTTGGTATTTTTTGTGGTTTTTTTGTGCAAACCGTAGTAGGTTTTGCAGGGGCGCTAGTTGCAATGCCTATACTTTTGTTTGTATTAGATCTTCCTGACGCTATTTCGTACGTCACACTATTTTATGGTTTTGCAAGTATTTATTTAGTGGCTAGAGAGTGGAGGGATATTAACAAGAAAGTTATTATTGGCCTTATCATATCGTCTATTATAGGAGTAGCGGTTGGAACCTGGGTACTGAGTTTTGGTAACCCAAAAGTTCTAAAAAAGGGATTAGGTGTTTTTATCATACTATATGTAGCTTATACGTATTTCGATAAAAAAGAAACACGTAATTGGTCAAAACTAGAATTTTTGTTCGGGTTTTTAGGAGGTTTCTTTTCTGGATTATTTTCTATAGGCGGTCCGTTATATGTAATTATCGTTAAAAATGTAACACCAAATATGAAAATCTTTAGAGCGACTATGTTTGGTGTTTTAGGGATGGTTACATTTTTAAGAATTCCTGCACTGGCTTATACGGGATTACTTAATGAAACACATTTGTATTATTCTTTATACATTTTCCCATTTTTTATCCTAGCAATAGTTTTAGGAAAAAAAATGTATTCTTTATTAAACGAAGTGATGCTAAAAAAAGGATTAATGTTCTTACTACTACTTTCAGGAATTGTTTTAACCTTTAAATCATAG
- a CDS encoding DfsB family protein: MPVPKTKKELILQSQENYQKLNELIDSFTKKQQVSEFSKDTMNRNIRDVLAHLHHWHNMFINWYKVGMKGIKPDIPAKGYSWKDTKQLNKKIWSDYQNHKLDDIRKALNKSYLELQKIIGKHTDNELFEKKRYKWTGTSSLGTYIRANTSSHYNWAYKLIKKAKSTINN, from the coding sequence ATGCCAGTACCAAAAACAAAAAAAGAATTAATCTTGCAAAGCCAAGAAAACTATCAAAAATTAAATGAATTGATTGATTCTTTTACTAAAAAACAGCAGGTCTCTGAGTTCTCAAAAGATACAATGAATAGAAATATTAGAGATGTTCTCGCACATTTACATCATTGGCATAATATGTTTATTAATTGGTATAAAGTAGGGATGAAAGGAATAAAACCTGACATACCAGCAAAAGGCTATAGTTGGAAAGACACAAAACAGTTGAATAAGAAAATTTGGAGCGACTATCAGAATCATAAACTTGACGATATAAGAAAAGCTTTAAATAAATCTTATTTAGAACTTCAAAAAATAATTGGCAAGCATACGGACAATGAATTGTTTGAAAAAAAGCGATATAAATGGACAGGCACTTCATCCCTGGGAACATATATTCGAGCTAATACATCGAGTCATTATAATTGGGCCTATAAACTGATTAAAAAAGCAAAATCTACTATTAATAATTAA
- a CDS encoding cation acetate symporter, protein MTNNLLLIGSLGVQTWTYILVGLTFSLYIGIAIWSRASSTKEFYVAGGGVSPLANGMATAADWMSAASFISMAGIISFGGYDGAVYLMGWTGGYVLLALLLAPYLRRFGKFTVPDFIGDRYYSKTARIVAVFCALLVSFTYVAGQMQGVGIVFSRFLEVDINTGVIIGMVIVLFYAVLGGMKGITYTQVAQYCVLIFAFMVPAIFISFQMTGNPIPQLGFGSELADGSGTYLLDKLDGLSTELGFAEYTQGSKSLIDVFAITMALMVGTAGLPHVIVRFFTVKRVRDARKSAGIALLLIIILYTTAPAVAAFARTNLIETVSNEPYAEVPEWFKKWETTGLITFTDKNNNGTIQYLADKNENELVVNRDIMVLANPEIAKLPNWVIALVAAGGLAAALSTAAGLLLVISSSVSHDLIKKVIKPGISEKGELLAARLSAIGAVCVAGYFGINPPGFVAAVVALAFGLAAASFFPAIILGIFYKKMNKEGAVAGMLVGIITMLLYMMKYKLGWFDTVLPDKSEWWFGISPEGFGTIAMCLNFIVALVVMQFTKTPPQEVQDIVDDIRIPNNANKAVKH, encoded by the coding sequence ATGACGAATAACTTGCTGTTAATTGGATCACTAGGTGTTCAAACCTGGACTTACATTCTTGTTGGCCTAACATTTTCACTTTATATAGGCATTGCCATTTGGTCAAGAGCCAGTTCTACCAAAGAATTTTATGTTGCTGGTGGAGGTGTTTCTCCATTAGCTAACGGAATGGCCACTGCTGCCGATTGGATGAGTGCCGCATCTTTTATTTCTATGGCGGGTATTATCTCTTTTGGAGGGTATGATGGTGCGGTATATTTAATGGGTTGGACAGGAGGCTATGTATTATTAGCTTTATTATTAGCACCTTACCTAAGAAGATTTGGGAAATTTACAGTACCCGACTTTATTGGGGACCGATATTACTCAAAAACGGCTCGTATTGTAGCCGTGTTTTGTGCCTTATTAGTATCATTTACTTATGTCGCTGGACAGATGCAAGGTGTAGGGATTGTATTCTCTCGCTTTTTAGAAGTAGATATTAATACAGGAGTTATTATAGGTATGGTCATAGTACTCTTTTATGCTGTTCTTGGTGGGATGAAGGGTATTACCTATACACAAGTAGCACAATATTGTGTACTTATTTTTGCATTTATGGTACCTGCTATTTTTATTTCCTTTCAAATGACAGGCAACCCTATTCCACAATTAGGTTTTGGTAGCGAATTAGCTGATGGATCAGGAACTTATTTACTTGATAAATTGGATGGATTAAGCACTGAACTCGGTTTTGCTGAATATACACAAGGCTCAAAATCATTAATTGATGTATTTGCAATTACAATGGCTTTAATGGTGGGTACAGCTGGATTACCACATGTTATTGTTCGTTTTTTTACTGTTAAACGCGTTAGAGATGCTCGTAAATCTGCCGGAATTGCATTACTATTAATTATAATTTTATATACTACAGCACCAGCGGTAGCAGCTTTTGCACGAACAAATTTAATCGAAACAGTTTCTAATGAGCCTTATGCTGAGGTACCAGAATGGTTTAAAAAATGGGAAACTACAGGGTTGATCACATTTACAGATAAAAATAATAACGGAACCATTCAATATTTAGCTGACAAGAACGAGAATGAACTTGTAGTTAATAGAGATATAATGGTATTGGCAAATCCCGAAATTGCAAAACTTCCTAATTGGGTAATTGCTTTGGTAGCTGCAGGAGGATTAGCAGCAGCATTATCTACTGCAGCTGGATTGCTATTAGTCATTTCATCATCAGTATCACACGATTTAATTAAAAAAGTAATAAAACCTGGTATTTCAGAAAAAGGAGAATTATTAGCGGCAAGATTATCTGCTATTGGTGCGGTATGTGTAGCGGGTTATTTTGGTATTAATCCACCAGGATTTGTAGCTGCTGTAGTAGCTCTTGCTTTTGGATTGGCTGCGGCATCTTTTTTTCCAGCTATTATATTAGGGATTTTTTATAAAAAAATGAATAAGGAAGGAGCAGTTGCTGGTATGCTTGTCGGAATTATAACCATGTTACTTTATATGATGAAATATAAATTGGGTTGGTTTGATACTGTTTTACCAGACAAAAGCGAATGGTGGTTCGGGATATCTCCTGAAGGTTTTGGAACGATAGCCATGTGCCTTAATTTTATAGTTGCCCTTGTAGTGATGCAATTCACAAAAACACCACCTCAAGAGGTACAAGATATTGTAGATGATATTAGAATTCCTAATAATGCAAATAAAGCTGTAAAACATTAA
- a CDS encoding DUF1697 domain-containing protein, with amino-acid sequence MSSKKSTERYVAFLRGINVGGHHKVPMAELRKELEKLGFENIITLLNSGNIIFDGDANDLEKLEITISKNLKKTFGFPIPTIIRKSKTIYQLFNDSPFEKIEVNKDIRLYVSFLKDNASSNLELPWVSSDNSYKILDIRDKAILSVLDLSVSKTPKAMEVIEKTFGTDITTRNWKTIERIVNKL; translated from the coding sequence ATGAGTTCTAAAAAATCAACAGAGCGATATGTTGCATTCTTACGTGGAATTAATGTAGGTGGGCATCATAAAGTTCCTATGGCTGAGCTTCGTAAAGAATTAGAAAAATTAGGTTTTGAAAATATAATAACCTTATTAAATTCAGGGAATATTATTTTTGATGGAGATGCTAATGATTTAGAGAAATTAGAAATAACTATTTCTAAAAATCTAAAGAAAACTTTTGGCTTTCCCATACCTACAATTATTAGAAAGTCTAAAACAATTTATCAATTATTTAATGATTCTCCATTTGAAAAAATTGAAGTTAACAAAGACATTCGATTGTATGTTTCGTTTTTAAAAGACAATGCTTCTTCTAATCTTGAACTGCCTTGGGTTAGCTCTGATAATTCATATAAAATACTAGATATAAGGGATAAAGCCATTCTTAGTGTTTTGGATCTTTCGGTTTCAAAAACACCAAAAGCAATGGAGGTTATAGAAAAAACTTTTGGAACAGATATCACAACTAGAAATTGGAAAACAATTGAACGTATTGTAAACAAATTATAA
- a CDS encoding CPBP family intramembrane metalloprotease, with protein sequence MDANLKKNRSFLKDAILPILIWVGMIFAFLNVKHIPIEFNGSDAIVFRYAIKFVFTIALPLLLIYLLYKDKRDFGIYFPKYTEGFKLAFKGFSLAGPACISFLIIGALGWSYEYWQGALVLSIAFFIVLYFIPKVTANLSTRDAIGVPNKRITFMTWLSVLTIIIAYFTYDYAPVISKLLYYTFIVGFGEELFFRGYIQSSLNKYFGKPFYLKGVSYGWGLIVSAVLFGLSHALVTVPPTWPWAIWTAILGFTLGYIREKEGSILAAVLLHAMIDFPLAFIS encoded by the coding sequence ATGGATGCAAATTTGAAAAAAAATAGATCGTTTTTAAAAGATGCTATTTTGCCAATCCTTATTTGGGTGGGGATGATATTTGCATTTTTAAATGTTAAACACATTCCTATTGAATTTAACGGAAGTGATGCTATTGTTTTCCGTTATGCAATAAAGTTTGTATTCACCATAGCCTTACCACTTTTACTTATTTATCTTTTATATAAGGACAAACGTGATTTTGGAATTTATTTTCCTAAATATACTGAGGGATTTAAATTAGCATTTAAGGGGTTTTCTCTTGCTGGACCTGCTTGTATCTCTTTTTTAATTATTGGTGCTTTAGGTTGGAGTTACGAATATTGGCAAGGTGCTTTAGTTTTAAGTATTGCTTTTTTTATAGTGCTTTATTTTATTCCAAAAGTAACAGCCAATTTATCCACAAGGGATGCTATTGGGGTTCCTAATAAAAGAATTACTTTCATGACTTGGTTAAGTGTTCTTACAATAATTATAGCGTATTTTACTTATGACTATGCTCCTGTGATTTCAAAACTATTATACTATACATTTATAGTGGGTTTTGGTGAAGAGTTATTTTTTAGAGGTTATATACAGTCCTCTTTAAATAAGTATTTTGGCAAACCATTTTATCTTAAAGGGGTTTCTTATGGTTGGGGGCTAATAGTTTCCGCTGTTTTATTTGGATTGTCTCATGCGTTAGTTACCGTACCACCAACTTGGCCTTGGGCAATATGGACAGCCATACTGGGGTTTACTTTAGGTTATATTAGAGAAAAAGAAGGTTCGATTTTAGCTGCTGTATTATTACACGCAATGATAGATTTTCCTTTGGCTTTTATATCGTAA
- a CDS encoding DUF4212 domain-containing protein, whose translation MKPDQDKAKAYWKENIRYVLILLGIWFLVSYGAGIIFKDILNTIKIGGFKLGFWFAQQGSMYVFVILIFVYVRLMNKLDKKYGYDE comes from the coding sequence ATGAAGCCTGATCAAGATAAAGCTAAAGCCTATTGGAAAGAAAATATTAGATATGTTTTAATACTACTTGGTATTTGGTTTTTAGTGTCCTATGGCGCTGGAATTATCTTTAAAGATATATTGAATACAATCAAAATTGGAGGCTTTAAATTAGGATTTTGGTTTGCACAACAAGGATCGATGTATGTATTTGTCATTCTCATATTTGTATATGTACGCTTAATGAATAAGCTTGATAAAAAGTACGGATATGACGAATAA
- a CDS encoding AraC family transcriptional regulator has product MQEKIIRIESISQLHEMMGFNKPTHPLISIIDVSKLEIGKEWVNVKTTSSLYSIALKDSSCGLEYGRNHYDFNEGTLIFTAPDQVTSVNKEQRLNEIQGWMLFFHPDLIRNTALGKIIDNYTFFSYDVHEALHLSDLEQTTITDCVNMIQNEILERIDNHSQKVIVSSLELLLNFCSRYYERQFHTRSAQHKDILSQVESLLKDFYNRDQLTQQSLPSIQYCAEKVHLSPNYLSDLLKKETGRSAKDHINDFIIDKSKTMLLSSTDSVSGIAYSLGFNYPHYFSRLFKSKTGMTPQEYRSLN; this is encoded by the coding sequence ATGCAAGAAAAAATAATCAGAATAGAATCCATTAGTCAATTACATGAAATGATGGGGTTTAACAAACCCACACATCCTCTTATAAGCATTATTGATGTTTCTAAACTTGAAATAGGTAAGGAATGGGTTAATGTTAAAACAACATCCAGTTTATATTCTATTGCGCTTAAAGATTCGAGTTGTGGTTTAGAATACGGAAGAAATCATTACGATTTTAATGAAGGTACATTAATATTTACAGCTCCAGATCAGGTGACATCTGTAAATAAAGAACAAAGGTTAAATGAAATTCAAGGGTGGATGTTATTTTTCCATCCCGATTTAATAAGAAATACAGCATTAGGTAAAATTATAGATAATTATACTTTTTTTTCTTATGATGTTCATGAGGCTTTACACTTATCTGATTTGGAACAAACAACAATTACAGATTGTGTCAACATGATTCAAAATGAAATATTAGAACGAATAGATAATCACAGTCAAAAAGTAATTGTTTCGAGTTTAGAATTACTTTTAAATTTTTGTTCAAGGTATTATGAACGTCAGTTCCATACGCGTTCGGCACAACATAAAGATATTCTTTCTCAAGTAGAATCGTTGTTAAAAGATTTTTATAATCGTGATCAATTAACACAGCAAAGCCTTCCTTCAATTCAATATTGTGCAGAAAAAGTACATTTATCTCCTAATTATTTGAGTGATTTACTAAAAAAAGAAACTGGTCGTAGTGCAAAAGATCATATTAATGATTTTATAATAGATAAATCTAAAACAATGTTGTTAAGTTCTACCGATTCTGTTAGTGGTATTGCTTACTCATTAGGGTTTAATTATCCTCATTATTTTAGTAGATTATTTAAATCCAAAACAGGCATGACTCCTCAAGAATACAGGTCTTTAAATTAG
- a CDS encoding Crp/Fnr family transcriptional regulator — protein sequence MKTSFLAECFPVLEKELLTEIEKYSTIKSFLAKEYIVKQGTFIRFLPIVLTGNIKVFSDEDTVQFLLYYISSGGSCIYSFAHTFNNEPVEFSAIAELDSELLLLPLNKVNQWLKKYPSFGHLVLTDYQKHYKDLLNTAKQITCYNLDQRLLHYLKNKAQIENTNLLNISHQEIANDLGTSREVISRLLKKLSVNNKVIQIGRKIKIL from the coding sequence ATGAAAACTTCCTTTTTAGCTGAGTGTTTTCCTGTTCTTGAAAAAGAGCTTTTAACTGAAATTGAAAAGTACTCAACTATAAAAAGCTTTTTGGCCAAAGAGTATATTGTTAAACAAGGAACATTTATTCGTTTTTTACCTATTGTTTTAACTGGTAATATAAAAGTATTTAGTGATGAAGATACTGTGCAATTTTTACTGTATTATATTTCGTCGGGAGGGTCTTGTATTTATAGTTTCGCTCATACATTTAATAATGAGCCAGTAGAATTTTCAGCTATTGCCGAATTAGATAGTGAATTATTATTACTCCCTTTAAATAAAGTTAACCAATGGTTAAAAAAATATCCATCATTTGGTCATTTAGTACTTACTGATTATCAAAAGCATTACAAAGATTTATTAAACACTGCTAAACAAATTACGTGCTACAATTTAGATCAACGGTTATTGCATTATCTTAAAAATAAAGCTCAAATAGAAAACACAAACCTTTTAAATATCTCCCATCAGGAAATTGCTAATGATTTAGGAACATCAAGAGAAGTTATTTCCAGATTATTAAAGAAATTAAGTGTTAACAATAAAGTAATACAAATAGGTCGAAAAATAAAAATACTTTAA
- a CDS encoding pyridine nucleotide-disulfide oxidoreductase, whose translation MNEILLYGADWCPDCRRAKSFLKENDIDYTFIDVDLDEEATARVESINNGKRIIPTLIINKKSYTNPDNIILSSVLGINEVGRVQLFGADWCPDCRRAKSFLKDNHINFEFIDVDMYEWATQKVEEINNGKRIIPTVLINDIPYTNPDNIQLTELLSVNIEKEHKVFDTIIIGGGAAGLTTSIYAQRDRFDSLILEKSTIGGNAFLTEKIENYPGFQSISGPKLMEKMEEQARTYGAKIKTGEEVINITKQDNLFSIKTKSSSYLGKTIVISTGSTYRKLGITNEEELIGSGIHFCATCDGAFYRDKDIIVIGGGNSALEEGIFLAGFCKSVKIVHRSSEFSASKTYIEKLKSIDNISTYMNKTSLEFVANEKGLFSSLKVVDNDTKEGMNLTADGVFIFIGLIPNTKPFKGIVNLDERGFIKTSGLAETSENGIFSAGDCREGAIAQVAAATGEGVLASYGIRNYLK comes from the coding sequence ATGAATGAAATATTATTATATGGTGCCGATTGGTGTCCAGATTGCAGAAGAGCAAAAAGTTTTTTAAAAGAAAATGATATTGACTATACGTTTATTGATGTAGATTTAGATGAAGAGGCTACAGCTCGGGTAGAATCGATTAATAATGGTAAAAGAATAATTCCAACACTAATAATCAACAAAAAATCTTATACTAATCCTGATAATATTATTTTATCATCTGTTTTAGGTATAAATGAAGTTGGTCGCGTACAACTTTTTGGTGCAGATTGGTGTCCTGATTGTAGAAGAGCAAAAAGCTTTTTAAAAGATAATCATATTAATTTTGAATTTATTGATGTTGATATGTATGAATGGGCTACACAAAAAGTTGAAGAAATTAACAATGGAAAAAGGATAATTCCGACGGTATTAATCAATGATATTCCTTATACGAATCCAGATAATATACAGTTAACAGAATTACTTTCTGTAAATATTGAAAAAGAGCACAAAGTTTTTGATACTATTATTATTGGTGGTGGTGCAGCTGGATTAACAACTTCAATTTATGCGCAAAGAGATCGTTTTGATTCTTTGATTTTGGAAAAATCTACTATTGGTGGTAATGCATTTTTAACAGAAAAAATTGAAAACTATCCTGGGTTTCAATCTATTTCTGGTCCAAAACTTATGGAAAAAATGGAAGAACAAGCCAGAACTTATGGTGCCAAAATAAAAACAGGTGAAGAGGTTATAAATATCACTAAACAAGATAATCTTTTTTCTATCAAAACTAAGAGTAGTTCTTATTTAGGAAAAACCATTGTAATTTCAACTGGTTCTACATATCGAAAATTAGGAATTACTAATGAAGAAGAATTAATAGGATCTGGAATTCATTTTTGTGCTACCTGTGATGGCGCTTTTTATAGAGATAAAGATATTATTGTTATTGGTGGTGGAAATTCAGCTTTGGAAGAAGGCATTTTTTTAGCTGGCTTTTGTAAGAGTGTTAAAATAGTACATAGATCTTCTGAATTTTCAGCTTCAAAAACATATATAGAAAAATTAAAATCTATTGATAATATATCAACTTACATGAATAAAACATCATTAGAATTTGTTGCAAACGAAAAAGGATTATTTAGTAGTCTAAAAGTAGTTGATAATGACACTAAAGAAGGCATGAATTTAACAGCAGATGGTGTATTTATATTTATAGGCTTAATCCCAAACACTAAGCCCTTTAAAGGTATTGTTAATCTTGATGAAAGAGGATTTATTAAGACTAGTGGATTAGCTGAAACATCTGAAAATGGGATTTTCTCTGCTGGAGATTGCAGAGAGGGAGCCATAGCTCAAGTAGCAGCAGCTACAGGCGAAGGTGTTTTAGCAAGTTATGGGATTAGAAATTATCTTAAATAA